Proteins co-encoded in one Arthrobacter globiformis genomic window:
- the rsmD gene encoding 16S rRNA (guanine(966)-N(2))-methyltransferase RsmD, with amino-acid sequence MSRIVAGAAGGTPLANVSGSLTRPTTDRVKEALFSRLDAFNVLGGARVLDLYAGSGALGVESASRGAETVDLVEFDAKASAVCQRNADLINGVLGRKAVTVHRSRVESFLDRAAEEAKWDVAFLDPPYPLDEPALASVLEKLSPHLNDGAVVVVERSSRATEPRWPEGLERFAEKKYGETRLWYAEPSSGPDVDLALEAGD; translated from the coding sequence ATGAGCAGGATCGTTGCGGGTGCCGCGGGCGGAACCCCGCTGGCCAACGTTTCGGGGTCCCTGACGAGGCCCACCACGGACCGGGTCAAGGAGGCGCTGTTTTCCCGGTTGGACGCGTTCAACGTGCTCGGCGGCGCCCGGGTCCTGGACCTGTACGCCGGATCCGGGGCGCTGGGGGTCGAGAGCGCCAGCAGGGGAGCGGAAACGGTCGATCTGGTGGAGTTCGACGCCAAGGCCAGCGCCGTGTGCCAGCGGAACGCCGACCTCATCAACGGAGTCCTGGGCCGCAAGGCCGTCACGGTGCACCGCTCCAGGGTGGAGTCCTTCCTCGACCGCGCGGCCGAGGAGGCCAAATGGGACGTCGCCTTCCTGGATCCGCCATACCCCCTCGATGAGCCCGCGCTGGCGTCGGTCCTGGAAAAGCTTTCACCGCACCTCAATGACGGGGCGGTGGTGGTGGTCGAGCGGTCGTCCCGCGCTACCGAACCCCGGTGGCCGGAAGGCCTGGAGCGCTTTGCCGAGAAGAAGTACGGCGAGACCCGGCTGTGGTACGCCGAACCGTCCAGTGGCCCCGATGTGGACCTCGCGCTGGAGGCCGGGGACTGA
- a CDS encoding thiamine-phosphate kinase — MPQTPLTVAQLSEAELLARIFPRLELSALHSAAVVLGPGDDAAIVAVPDGRTVISIDTQVQDQDFRLEWNNGYRTTGYDVGWKAAAQNLSDINAMGASATSMVVSLTMPPDTPVGWVEDLADGLTAAISKLGAGACSVAGGDLGRGRELSVTVAVLGTLDGGRPVLRSGAREGDTVAIAGRAGWAAAGLALLESAHHVSSLTPELLSLLELQCRPEPPLEAGPLARMSGATAMMDISDGLVRDGTRLAVASHVVLDLDPGQLGQLAEPLRSAATLLGADPRAWVLGGGEDHGLLATFPAGMQVPPGFTGIGSVQACGADKAPGVTIAGRPADSVGWDHFAD, encoded by the coding sequence GTGCCCCAAACACCATTGACTGTCGCCCAACTGTCCGAAGCGGAGCTTCTGGCCCGGATTTTCCCGCGCCTGGAACTCAGCGCCCTGCACAGTGCCGCCGTGGTCCTCGGACCGGGCGATGACGCCGCCATCGTGGCGGTGCCGGACGGCAGGACGGTCATCAGCATCGACACCCAGGTCCAGGACCAGGATTTCCGGCTTGAGTGGAACAACGGCTACCGGACCACCGGCTACGACGTCGGATGGAAGGCCGCAGCGCAGAACCTTAGCGACATCAACGCCATGGGCGCGTCGGCAACCTCAATGGTGGTCAGCCTGACCATGCCCCCGGACACTCCGGTCGGATGGGTCGAGGACCTCGCGGACGGCCTCACGGCCGCCATCAGCAAGCTGGGGGCGGGGGCGTGCTCTGTCGCGGGTGGCGACCTTGGCCGCGGCCGCGAGCTGTCCGTCACCGTTGCAGTCCTCGGCACGCTCGACGGCGGCCGGCCGGTCCTCCGGTCCGGCGCCCGGGAAGGCGACACGGTGGCGATCGCCGGGCGGGCGGGCTGGGCCGCTGCCGGGCTGGCATTGCTGGAGTCTGCCCATCATGTGAGTTCGCTTACGCCGGAGCTGCTGTCACTGCTTGAGCTCCAGTGCCGGCCGGAGCCGCCGCTGGAGGCCGGGCCGCTGGCGCGCATGTCCGGCGCCACAGCCATGATGGACATTTCCGACGGCCTGGTGCGGGACGGAACCAGGTTGGCCGTGGCCAGCCACGTTGTGCTGGATCTGGATCCCGGGCAACTTGGCCAGCTCGCCGAGCCTCTCCGCTCCGCGGCCACCCTCCTGGGCGCCGACCCACGCGCCTGGGTGCTCGGCGGCGGGGAAGACCACGGGCTGCTGGCCACATTCCCGGCGGGCATGCAGGTGCCGCCCGGGTTTACTGGGATAGGCTCAGTACAGGCCTGCGGCGCAGACAAGGCGCCGGGCGTGACGATCGCGGGACGGCCCGCTGACTCCGTGGGATGGGATCACTTTGCAGACTAA
- a CDS encoding DUF3515 family protein, with protein sequence MHSPLAQKPVRRLRVAVAATLTGLALGGCSPAVDVAPAADAANPACAPMMVALPDAIGDARLRKTNSQATAAWGDPSRVVLRCGVNVPGPTTDRCVSVNDVDWVIKEGDPVWTLTTYGREPATEILMDPEKISSATVLADLSGAAAKIKASRKCVGQQEVQDLPTSK encoded by the coding sequence ATGCATTCCCCGCTCGCCCAGAAACCCGTCCGCAGGCTGAGGGTAGCAGTCGCCGCCACGCTGACTGGACTGGCGCTGGGCGGCTGTTCACCCGCCGTCGACGTTGCCCCCGCCGCCGACGCAGCCAATCCGGCCTGCGCGCCGATGATGGTGGCGCTTCCGGATGCCATTGGCGACGCCCGCCTGCGGAAGACGAATAGCCAGGCCACTGCAGCCTGGGGCGACCCGTCGCGGGTGGTCCTGCGGTGCGGGGTCAACGTCCCCGGGCCCACCACTGACCGCTGCGTGAGCGTCAACGACGTCGACTGGGTGATCAAGGAGGGTGATCCTGTGTGGACGCTGACCACCTACGGCCGGGAACCCGCCACGGAAATCCTGATGGATCCGGAGAAAATCAGCTCGGCCACTGTCCTTGCTGACCTGTCCGGCGCAGCTGCGAAGATCAAGGCCAGCCGCAAGTGCGTGGGCCAGCAGGAAGTCCAGGACCTGCCCACCAGCAAGTAG
- the coaD gene encoding pantetheine-phosphate adenylyltransferase, with product MRRAVCPGSFDPIHNGHLEVIARAASLFDEVIVAVSTNYAKKYRFPLEERIEMARETLASLRGIVVEPVGEGLLAEYCRQRGVSAIVKGLRSSSDFDYELPMATMNRQLSGVETVFLPAEAHYLHLSSTLIKEVATLGGSVSEYVPRSVLKRLLAGAPAAGQPSRG from the coding sequence ATGAGACGCGCCGTATGCCCAGGCTCCTTCGACCCCATCCACAATGGACACCTCGAGGTCATCGCCAGAGCCGCGAGCCTGTTTGATGAAGTGATCGTCGCCGTGTCCACCAACTATGCCAAGAAGTACCGGTTTCCGCTCGAGGAACGGATTGAGATGGCGAGGGAGACCCTGGCCTCCCTGCGCGGCATCGTGGTGGAACCCGTCGGAGAGGGCCTCCTGGCGGAGTACTGCCGGCAGCGCGGAGTGTCCGCCATCGTGAAGGGGCTCCGGTCGTCGTCGGACTTTGACTACGAGCTTCCCATGGCCACGATGAACCGGCAGCTGAGCGGAGTGGAGACCGTGTTCCTTCCGGCGGAGGCGCACTACCTGCACCTGTCGTCCACCCTGATCAAGGAAGTGGCCACCCTGGGCGGGAGTGTCTCCGAGTACGTCCCCCGGTCGGTGCTGAAACGGCTTCTTGCTGGCGCGCCTGCCGCGGGCCAGCCCTCCAGGGGGTAG
- a CDS encoding DAK2 domain-containing protein, translating into MKRWLGKAETALGNHSDRLNAINIFPVADGDTGTNLYLTVRAAARALQDTAVADAGQDAAPSGQEQTPFNQQVQLNQQAQLGQQAQLGQQAQLNDVGAVLARAGQAAMEQARGNSGTLFSVFLCAAAEPLAGHARLTSSLLAAALNRAQIRAWSALSDPVPGTMLSVMEAAGRAAAAVDAGQNGNDSNHALGLVLDAAVEAALEAVVRTEGQLDALQAAHVVDAGGVGMLLILDCLRSAVLGEELRSELLDGLHGYDLQDPHIHADMPDDDGVEVMCTISLSPLDAATLRQRLDELGDSVIMSQVGPSADAEGRYRWRVHVHVPDPAPALGLIRSLGDPADVSVSELALPRDPSGEVSAEGR; encoded by the coding sequence ATGAAGCGGTGGTTGGGCAAGGCCGAAACCGCACTGGGCAACCACAGCGACCGCCTGAATGCCATCAATATCTTCCCGGTGGCGGACGGCGACACCGGAACCAACCTGTACCTCACAGTCCGTGCCGCAGCCCGGGCTCTCCAGGATACCGCCGTCGCAGACGCCGGCCAGGATGCGGCGCCCTCCGGTCAGGAGCAGACGCCCTTCAATCAACAAGTACAGCTCAATCAACAGGCGCAGCTCGGTCAACAGGCACAGCTCGGTCAACAGGCGCAGCTTAATGACGTGGGTGCCGTCCTGGCGCGCGCCGGCCAGGCGGCGATGGAACAGGCCAGAGGGAACTCCGGCACGCTGTTCTCCGTATTCCTCTGCGCTGCGGCCGAACCGCTGGCCGGGCACGCCAGGCTCACCTCCTCCCTCCTCGCCGCCGCCCTCAACCGGGCGCAGATCAGGGCCTGGTCAGCGCTGAGCGATCCCGTTCCGGGCACCATGCTCTCTGTGATGGAAGCAGCGGGCCGGGCCGCGGCCGCCGTCGACGCCGGCCAGAACGGCAACGACAGCAACCATGCCCTGGGCCTGGTCCTGGATGCGGCCGTCGAGGCCGCCCTCGAGGCCGTGGTCCGCACGGAGGGGCAGCTCGATGCCCTGCAGGCCGCGCACGTGGTGGACGCCGGCGGCGTGGGAATGCTGCTGATCCTGGACTGCCTCCGGTCGGCGGTGCTCGGCGAAGAGCTCCGCAGCGAACTGCTGGACGGCCTGCACGGGTACGATCTCCAGGACCCCCACATCCACGCCGACATGCCGGACGACGACGGCGTGGAGGTCATGTGCACCATCAGCCTGTCCCCGCTGGACGCCGCCACGCTCCGGCAGCGCCTGGATGAACTCGGGGACTCCGTGATCATGAGCCAGGTTGGCCCCTCCGCCGACGCGGAGGGCCGGTACCGGTGGCGGGTCCACGTGCACGTCCCGGACCCGGCTCCGGCCCTTGGACTGATCAGGTCGCTCGGCGATCCGGCGGACGTGTCCGTCAGCGAGCTCGCCCTGCCCCGCGATCCGTCAGGAGAAGTGAGCGCAGAAGGAAGATGA
- a CDS encoding YceD family protein, with product MMLDVKDLGRSPGSMRTLTEHVPAPGDLGVALIGVQEGSDIELDLKLEAVHEGILVSGTALAEVNGECGRCLDPLAYDLEVNVQELFFYEGALPSNEEDDEEQRRVEHDLIDLEPVLRDAVVTMLPFQPVCREDCQGLCSECGARLEDEPGHHHEVVDPRWAALADLAKPDRQN from the coding sequence TTGATGCTAGATGTCAAGGACCTCGGACGCAGTCCGGGGAGCATGCGTACACTGACGGAACATGTACCCGCGCCGGGAGATCTCGGCGTGGCGCTCATTGGCGTTCAGGAAGGCTCGGATATCGAGCTCGACCTGAAGCTTGAGGCCGTACACGAAGGAATTCTGGTATCAGGAACCGCCCTCGCCGAAGTAAACGGTGAGTGCGGCCGATGCCTGGATCCCCTTGCGTATGACCTTGAGGTCAATGTGCAAGAACTTTTCTTCTACGAAGGCGCACTGCCTTCCAATGAGGAAGACGATGAAGAGCAACGTCGAGTCGAGCACGATCTGATCGATCTTGAGCCGGTGTTGCGGGACGCAGTTGTTACCATGCTGCCGTTCCAGCCGGTGTGCCGGGAAGACTGCCAGGGCCTGTGTTCCGAATGCGGAGCGCGCCTGGAAGACGAGCCGGGGCACCACCACGAGGTCGTAGATCCTCGCTGGGCTGCCCTAGCTGATCTGGCTAAGCCTGACCGGCAAAATTGA
- a CDS encoding ATP-dependent DNA helicase RecG, with product MNVELELGLERRIGKRSAAVIEKHLGITTVGGLLNYYPRRYLNRGELTPISELPFDEDVTLIARVVSNSKRQMRARKGFIIDVVITDDAGTGTLKISFFNGHRAKNELQPGRRAMFSGKVTRYAGSLGLTNPDYQLLDEDPDVPGMDPEKLAAMPIPIYPATAHLTSWSIQKVVTALLETADLNALRDPLPAAISAREKFLPLPEAYRLIHAPETAADWRKARDRFRYQEALVLQSALARRRAQLASEEATARRPVPEGLLAAFDRQLPFTLTAGQSAVGKTLSAELSQDGPMNRLLQGEVGSGKTIVALRAMLQVVDAGGQAALLAPTEVLAAQHFDSIRRTLGPLARDGLLGGLGDHSVQVSLLTGSMPTAARKQALLDAASGTAGIVIGTHALLSENVTFFDLGLIVVDEQHRFGVEQRDALRAKASKPPHLLVMTATPIPRTVAMTVFGDLETSVLDELPAGRAPIATHVVGLAENPAWAARIWSRSREEIEAGHQVYVVCPKIGADDDGDFTPGEAEPEPGELEGGGAARELASVTAVVEHLKGEPALAGVALAPLHGRQDPVLKSETMASFTANQTKLLVSTTVIEVGVDVHNATLMVILDADRFGISQLHQLRGRVGRGGLPGTCLLVTTLEPGHPSRRRLDAVAATTDGFELSQEDLKLRREGDILGASQSGGRSTLKLLRVLEHEDIIARARQDAQKIVAADPALAGYAALAEAIDEYLNPEKEAFLERG from the coding sequence ATGAACGTCGAACTGGAACTCGGCCTGGAGCGCCGGATCGGCAAGCGCTCCGCGGCCGTGATCGAGAAACACCTGGGCATCACCACGGTGGGCGGCCTGCTCAACTACTATCCGCGCCGCTACCTCAACCGCGGTGAACTGACGCCCATCAGTGAGCTTCCGTTCGATGAGGACGTCACCCTCATCGCCCGCGTCGTCTCCAACAGCAAGCGGCAGATGCGCGCCCGGAAGGGCTTCATCATCGACGTCGTCATTACCGACGACGCCGGAACGGGCACGCTGAAAATCAGTTTCTTCAACGGCCACCGCGCCAAGAATGAGCTGCAGCCCGGCCGGCGGGCCATGTTCTCCGGGAAGGTGACGCGCTACGCCGGTTCGCTGGGACTCACCAACCCGGACTACCAGCTGCTGGACGAGGACCCCGATGTCCCCGGCATGGACCCGGAGAAGCTCGCGGCCATGCCCATCCCGATTTACCCTGCCACCGCGCACCTCACCAGCTGGTCCATCCAGAAAGTCGTGACTGCCCTACTGGAGACCGCAGACCTGAACGCCCTGCGGGATCCGCTGCCGGCGGCCATTTCGGCCCGCGAGAAATTCCTGCCGCTGCCGGAGGCCTACCGGCTCATCCACGCCCCGGAAACCGCGGCGGACTGGCGCAAGGCCAGGGACCGGTTCCGCTACCAGGAGGCGCTGGTCCTCCAGTCCGCCCTCGCCCGGCGCCGTGCCCAGCTTGCGTCAGAGGAAGCCACCGCCCGGCGCCCCGTGCCGGAGGGACTGCTCGCAGCCTTCGACCGCCAGCTGCCGTTCACCCTGACTGCTGGCCAGTCCGCCGTCGGCAAGACCCTCTCGGCGGAGCTGTCGCAGGACGGGCCCATGAACAGGCTGCTGCAGGGCGAGGTCGGCTCCGGCAAGACCATTGTGGCGCTGCGGGCGATGCTCCAGGTGGTCGACGCCGGGGGACAGGCTGCACTGCTGGCGCCCACGGAAGTGTTGGCCGCACAGCACTTCGATTCCATCCGGCGCACGCTGGGCCCGCTGGCCCGCGACGGGCTCCTGGGCGGGCTGGGCGACCATTCGGTGCAGGTCAGCCTGCTCACCGGCTCCATGCCGACCGCCGCGCGCAAGCAGGCACTGCTCGATGCCGCTTCCGGCACGGCCGGGATCGTCATCGGCACCCACGCGCTGTTGAGCGAAAACGTCACCTTCTTTGACCTTGGCCTCATCGTGGTGGATGAGCAGCACCGCTTCGGCGTGGAACAGCGCGATGCCCTGCGTGCCAAGGCCAGCAAGCCGCCGCACCTGCTGGTCATGACCGCCACCCCGATCCCCAGGACCGTGGCCATGACGGTGTTCGGCGACCTCGAAACCTCCGTGCTTGACGAACTGCCGGCCGGCCGGGCGCCCATTGCCACGCACGTGGTGGGACTCGCGGAGAATCCCGCCTGGGCGGCCCGCATCTGGTCCCGTTCCCGTGAGGAGATCGAGGCCGGACACCAGGTGTACGTCGTGTGCCCCAAGATCGGGGCGGACGACGACGGCGACTTCACTCCCGGCGAAGCGGAACCTGAGCCAGGGGAACTGGAGGGGGGCGGAGCCGCACGCGAACTGGCCTCCGTGACCGCCGTCGTCGAGCACCTCAAAGGGGAACCCGCCCTGGCGGGAGTGGCGCTGGCGCCGCTCCACGGACGCCAGGACCCGGTGCTGAAGTCCGAGACCATGGCTTCCTTCACCGCCAACCAGACAAAGCTTCTGGTATCCACCACAGTCATCGAGGTGGGCGTGGACGTGCACAACGCCACCCTGATGGTCATCCTGGACGCGGACCGCTTCGGCATCTCCCAGCTTCACCAGCTCCGCGGGCGCGTAGGCCGGGGTGGGCTGCCGGGCACGTGTCTGCTCGTGACCACGCTCGAACCGGGGCACCCGAGCCGGCGCAGGCTGGATGCCGTGGCGGCCACCACCGACGGATTCGAGCTGTCCCAGGAGGACCTCAAGCTGCGCCGCGAGGGCGACATCCTCGGCGCCTCGCAGTCCGGTGGCCGGTCCACGCTGAAGCTGCTCCGCGTACTGGAGCACGAGGACATCATTGCCCGAGCCAGGCAGGACGCCCAGAAGATCGTCGCCGCGGACCCCGCGCTGGCCGGCTACGCGGCACTCGCCGAGGCTATTGACGAGTACCTGAATCCCGAGAAGGAGGCGTTCCTTGAACGCGGCTAG
- a CDS encoding D-alanine--D-alanine ligase family protein — protein sequence MTAADKTNQSQTTPDKPRVAVLFGGRSSEHAVSCVTAAGVLGAIDRNKYDVVPIGIAKSGQWVLASGDTAQWSLAATSLPEVPPSAQTVSLTEIGGEHQLIVTAPNEVPQELGTVDVVFPLLHGPFGEDGTIQGLLELSDTRYVGAGVLASAVGMDKHFMKVVFEAAGLKVGPYIAVTDRQWRNDPESVRKQVDLLGFPVFVKPARAGSSMGISKVDSLDGLDAAIEAARGHDPKLVIEAGIVGREIECAVLEGRGGDAPRTSLPGEISVAAGDHEFYDFQAKYVDDAAALSCPADMPEEAIARVRELAAAAFDSVGAEGLSRVDFFYTPDGDLIINEINTMPGFTPKSMYPQMWAATGLSYPELIDELIHLALTRKTGLR from the coding sequence TTGACCGCAGCGGACAAGACCAACCAGAGCCAGACAACCCCTGACAAGCCGCGGGTGGCCGTCCTCTTTGGCGGCCGCTCCAGCGAGCACGCCGTCAGCTGCGTGACCGCCGCCGGAGTGCTGGGGGCCATCGACCGGAACAAGTACGACGTCGTTCCCATCGGCATTGCCAAGTCCGGCCAGTGGGTGCTCGCGTCCGGGGACACGGCCCAGTGGTCACTCGCCGCCACTTCGCTCCCGGAGGTTCCGCCGTCGGCCCAGACTGTAAGCCTCACGGAGATCGGCGGAGAACACCAGCTGATCGTGACGGCCCCCAACGAGGTGCCGCAGGAACTTGGCACCGTGGACGTGGTGTTCCCGCTGCTGCACGGGCCGTTCGGCGAGGACGGCACCATCCAGGGGCTCCTGGAACTCTCCGACACCCGCTACGTCGGCGCCGGCGTCCTGGCCTCGGCGGTAGGCATGGACAAGCACTTCATGAAGGTGGTCTTCGAGGCCGCCGGCCTGAAGGTGGGTCCATACATCGCCGTGACCGACCGGCAGTGGCGCAACGACCCCGAGTCTGTCCGCAAGCAGGTCGACCTGCTGGGCTTCCCGGTGTTCGTCAAGCCCGCCCGCGCCGGATCCTCGATGGGCATCTCCAAGGTGGACTCCCTTGACGGCCTGGACGCCGCCATTGAGGCCGCCCGCGGACATGATCCGAAGCTGGTGATCGAGGCCGGCATCGTGGGCCGGGAAATCGAATGTGCCGTGCTCGAGGGCCGCGGTGGCGATGCCCCCCGCACGTCCCTGCCCGGCGAGATCTCCGTGGCCGCCGGCGACCACGAGTTCTATGACTTCCAGGCCAAGTACGTGGATGACGCGGCCGCCCTGAGCTGCCCCGCGGACATGCCCGAGGAAGCGATTGCCCGCGTCCGCGAGCTTGCTGCAGCGGCGTTCGATTCTGTGGGGGCGGAGGGCCTGAGCCGGGTCGACTTCTTCTACACACCGGACGGCGACCTCATCATCAACGAGATCAACACCATGCCCGGGTTCACGCCGAAGAGCATGTACCCGCAGATGTGGGCGGCCACCGGACTGAGCTATCCGGAACTGATCGACGAGCTGATCCACCTGGCGCTGACCCGCAAGACGGGCCTGCGCTAG
- a CDS encoding aminotransferase class I/II-fold pyridoxal phosphate-dependent enzyme: MTQTLPAPWQRAATGANLLASDGALGVTIFEEMTTLATQTGAINLGQGFPDEDGPAEIKAAAQAAIAEGSNQYAPGKGIPQLRKAVSAHQSRFYGLEPDPDTEIIVTTGATEAIAASLLAFVGPGDEVLTFEPFYDSYGAIIGLSGATHVTAPLLAPDFLPDSAALEAAFTDRTKVVLLNNPHNPTGAVFPREVLQRVVDLARKHDAIIITDEVYEHLTFGVRHIPVAMLPGAADRTVTISSAGKTFSFTGWKVGWLSGPEHLVAAARTVKQFLTYSSGTPFQSAIATGLALPDEFYEGISATLRKKRDILSEGLRAAGLDVFMPDGTYFVNVDTSPLGIRDSVDLARRLPGLVGVAAIPVPVFCHPEGAERTRSLLRFAFCKRDEVLEEAAARLATLRDRL; encoded by the coding sequence ATGACACAAACACTTCCGGCGCCCTGGCAACGTGCAGCCACCGGGGCGAACCTGCTGGCAAGTGACGGCGCTTTGGGCGTGACGATCTTCGAGGAGATGACCACGCTGGCCACGCAGACGGGCGCGATCAACCTGGGGCAGGGTTTCCCCGACGAGGACGGCCCCGCGGAGATCAAGGCGGCCGCCCAGGCCGCGATCGCCGAAGGCTCCAACCAATACGCGCCCGGCAAGGGGATCCCCCAGCTGCGGAAGGCCGTGTCCGCTCACCAGAGCCGGTTCTATGGGCTGGAACCGGACCCTGACACTGAAATCATCGTCACCACCGGCGCCACCGAGGCCATCGCCGCGTCCCTGCTGGCCTTTGTCGGCCCCGGCGATGAGGTCCTGACATTCGAGCCGTTCTACGACTCCTACGGCGCGATCATCGGGCTCTCCGGCGCCACGCATGTCACTGCCCCTCTGCTGGCCCCCGATTTCCTGCCTGACTCCGCAGCCCTGGAAGCGGCGTTCACCGACCGCACCAAAGTCGTGCTGTTGAACAACCCGCATAACCCCACCGGTGCGGTGTTCCCGCGCGAGGTGCTTCAGCGCGTCGTCGACCTCGCCCGGAAGCACGACGCGATCATCATCACCGACGAGGTTTACGAACACCTCACGTTCGGCGTCCGCCACATACCGGTGGCCATGCTGCCGGGGGCCGCCGACAGGACGGTCACCATCTCCTCGGCGGGCAAGACGTTCTCCTTCACCGGCTGGAAGGTCGGCTGGCTGAGCGGCCCGGAGCACCTGGTGGCAGCGGCCCGGACAGTGAAGCAGTTCCTCACGTACAGTTCCGGCACCCCGTTCCAGAGTGCCATCGCCACCGGCCTGGCCCTGCCCGACGAGTTTTACGAGGGCATCTCCGCCACACTGCGGAAAAAGCGCGACATCCTCAGCGAGGGGCTGCGCGCGGCCGGGCTGGACGTGTTCATGCCCGATGGCACCTACTTCGTCAACGTGGACACCTCGCCACTGGGCATCCGGGACTCTGTGGACCTGGCCCGGCGCCTGCCCGGCCTGGTGGGCGTGGCGGCGATCCCGGTGCCCGTGTTCTGCCACCCCGAGGGCGCGGAGCGGACGCGCAGCCTCCTGCGGTTCGCGTTCTGCAAACGCGACGAGGTCCTCGAGGAGGCCGCCGCACGGCTGGCGACCCTCCGGGACAGGCTCTGA
- a CDS encoding spermidine synthase codes for MTTADGARASRFLRATGQHAVIEPDTYTHGGFVLSIGGAEQSHVDLADPEDIFYEYLRRIGHVVDLAAPWGEPIRALHLGAGALTLARYIQATRPGSLQYAVELERELLDFVLERLPLPEGTDLHTVIGDARASLSELPAELRFDVVILDIFSGPEAPAHIACTGFYEEAAALLTERGVLIVNVGDEPGLTLVRSQVAALQEAMTDVAACAESGMFTGKYPGNIILVGTRKPWPPEWSAALTARGPHPARVLAGVELDLLSD; via the coding sequence CTGACCACGGCCGACGGCGCCCGGGCATCGCGATTCCTGCGCGCCACCGGCCAGCACGCCGTCATCGAACCGGATACCTATACACACGGCGGGTTCGTGCTCAGCATCGGCGGGGCCGAGCAGTCCCACGTGGACCTGGCCGACCCCGAGGACATCTTCTACGAATACCTGCGCCGCATCGGCCATGTCGTGGACCTCGCCGCTCCGTGGGGTGAGCCCATCCGCGCGCTGCATCTGGGGGCCGGCGCCCTGACCCTGGCGCGGTACATCCAGGCGACACGCCCCGGCTCCCTGCAGTACGCCGTGGAGCTCGAGCGTGAGCTGCTGGACTTCGTGCTGGAGCGGCTGCCGCTGCCCGAAGGCACCGACCTCCATACGGTCATCGGCGACGCCCGCGCTTCCCTGTCGGAGCTGCCCGCGGAGCTGCGCTTCGACGTCGTCATCCTTGACATCTTCTCCGGCCCGGAGGCGCCGGCGCACATTGCCTGCACCGGGTTCTACGAGGAAGCCGCTGCACTCCTCACGGAACGGGGCGTGCTGATCGTGAATGTCGGCGACGAGCCGGGCCTGACGCTCGTCCGGAGCCAGGTGGCCGCCTTGCAGGAGGCCATGACGGACGTCGCCGCCTGCGCCGAGTCGGGCATGTTCACGGGAAAGTATCCGGGGAACATCATCCTTGTCGGCACCCGCAAGCCATGGCCTCCCGAGTGGTCCGCCGCCCTCACGGCCCGCGGACCGCATCCGGCCAGGGTCCTTGCCGGTGTGGAACTGGACCTGTTGTCGGACTAG